In Paenibacillus sp. FSL M7-0420, a single genomic region encodes these proteins:
- a CDS encoding Lsa family ABC-F type ribosomal protection protein, producing MSLINVSNLTFAYEGTYEHIFENVSFQLDTDWKLGFTGRNGRGKTTFLNLLLGKYEYSGTISAQVGFEYFPFAVADPAALTVDVMQEIDPEMEHWKLMRELSLLRVSEDTLYRPFESLSNGEQTKVLLAALFARENQFLLIDEPTNHLDAKGRKLVSDYLRTKSGYILVSHDRAFLDNCVDHILSINKTNIEIQKGNFSSWWENKSRQDQFELAEDEKLRKDIKRLSDSAKRTGGWAHEVEKSKNGTRSSGNKLDKGYVGHKAAKMMKRSKSIQQRQESAIAEKSKLLRNLESADSLKIAQLPYHKQQLVELEDLSIRYGDTTVCSGVSFALEQGDRISLSGSNGSGKSSILKLICGEDISYTGHFLRDSQLAISYVSQDTSHLQGSLNDYARERGIDESLFKAILRKLDFTRLQFEKELSTYSGGQKKKVLIAASLSEQVHLHIWDEPLNFIDVISRMQIEELLLEYTPTILFVEHDREFCANIATKQVLLD from the coding sequence TTTGATTAATGTGAGCAACCTGACTTTTGCCTATGAGGGCACTTACGAACATATTTTTGAGAATGTGAGCTTTCAGCTGGATACAGATTGGAAACTGGGCTTCACCGGACGCAACGGCCGCGGCAAAACCACCTTCCTGAACCTGCTGCTCGGCAAATATGAATACAGCGGGACGATATCCGCACAGGTGGGCTTCGAGTATTTCCCGTTTGCGGTGGCTGACCCTGCGGCTCTGACCGTGGATGTCATGCAGGAGATTGACCCGGAGATGGAGCACTGGAAGCTGATGCGAGAGCTGTCGCTGCTGCGGGTGTCCGAGGATACGCTGTACCGGCCGTTTGAATCCCTGTCGAACGGGGAGCAGACGAAGGTGCTGCTGGCGGCTCTGTTCGCGCGCGAGAACCAGTTCCTGCTCATTGACGAACCGACGAACCATCTGGATGCGAAGGGCCGGAAGCTGGTCAGTGACTATCTGCGTACGAAGAGCGGGTATATTCTGGTGTCGCATGACCGTGCTTTTCTCGATAACTGTGTGGACCATATCTTGTCGATTAACAAGACCAATATTGAGATCCAGAAGGGCAATTTCAGCAGCTGGTGGGAGAACAAGTCCAGACAGGATCAGTTCGAGCTGGCGGAGGATGAGAAGCTGCGGAAGGACATCAAGCGCTTGTCGGACTCTGCCAAAAGAACAGGCGGCTGGGCGCATGAAGTCGAGAAATCCAAGAATGGCACCCGAAGCTCCGGCAACAAATTGGATAAGGGCTATGTCGGCCACAAGGCCGCCAAGATGATGAAGCGTTCCAAGTCGATTCAGCAGCGGCAGGAATCCGCCATCGCCGAGAAGTCGAAGCTGCTGCGGAACTTGGAGAGCGCAGACAGTCTGAAGATCGCACAGCTTCCTTATCATAAGCAGCAATTGGTGGAGCTGGAGGATCTCTCGATCCGCTATGGGGATACAACAGTATGCTCCGGCGTTAGCTTCGCTCTGGAACAGGGGGACCGGATATCCCTCTCCGGCAGCAACGGCTCAGGTAAATCAAGTATTCTGAAGCTGATCTGCGGCGAGGACATAAGCTATACCGGTCACTTCCTGCGGGACAGCCAGCTGGCTATCTCTTATGTGTCTCAGGACACCTCGCACCTCCAGGGCAGCCTGAACGATTATGCCAGAGAACGGGGAATCGACGAGAGCCTGTTCAAGGCCATCCTGCGGAAGCTTGATTTCACGCGGCTGCAATTCGAGAAGGAGTTGTCCACATACAGCGGCGGGCAGAAGAAAAAGGTGCTGATTGCCGCCAGCCTCAGCGAGCAGGTACATCTGCACATCTGGGATGAACCGCTCAACTTCATCGATGTCATCTCCCGGATGCAGATCGAGGAGCTGCTGCTGGAATATACGCCGACCATCCTGTTCGTGGAGCATGACCGTGAATTCTGCGCGAATATCGCAACGAAGCAGGTTCTGCTAGACTAA
- a CDS encoding aldo/keto reductase, whose product MEYTKMGNTGLDVSRLCLGCMSFGDAKRWVHPWVLDEEQSRTMIRAALDLGINFFDTANVYSDGTSEEMLGRALKDMTARDEVVIATKVFFPMRTGPNGGGLSRKAIMSEIDHSLKRLGTDYVDLYQIHRWDYTTPIEETMEALHDVVKAGKARYIGASAMYAWQFQKALHVADKNGWTRFVSMQNHLNLIYREEEREMLPLCKEEGIAVIPYSPLASGRLTRDWAESTLRSETDQVQRSKYDATADKDRLIVEQVAAIAAERGVPRIHVALAWLLQKQPVTAPIIGATKLSHITDAVGALSLQLTAEEIARLEEHYVPHAIVGAL is encoded by the coding sequence ATGGAATATACAAAAATGGGCAATACCGGCCTTGATGTCTCCAGACTGTGTCTGGGTTGTATGAGCTTTGGCGATGCCAAGCGCTGGGTGCATCCGTGGGTGCTGGATGAAGAGCAGAGCCGGACGATGATCCGTGCCGCACTGGACCTGGGCATTAATTTCTTTGATACGGCCAATGTCTATTCTGACGGCACGAGTGAAGAAATGCTCGGACGGGCTTTGAAGGACATGACTGCCAGGGATGAGGTGGTGATTGCCACCAAAGTATTCTTCCCTATGCGAACCGGACCGAACGGCGGGGGCTTGTCCCGCAAGGCGATTATGAGCGAGATCGACCACAGCCTGAAGCGGCTGGGCACCGATTATGTCGATCTGTACCAGATTCACCGCTGGGATTATACTACGCCGATTGAAGAAACAATGGAAGCCCTGCATGATGTGGTGAAGGCGGGAAAAGCCCGCTACATTGGCGCTTCCGCCATGTATGCCTGGCAGTTCCAGAAGGCGCTGCATGTTGCTGACAAGAACGGCTGGACCCGGTTCGTCTCCATGCAGAATCATCTGAATCTCATCTACCGTGAAGAGGAACGTGAAATGCTGCCGCTCTGTAAGGAAGAGGGCATCGCGGTCATCCCCTACAGCCCGCTGGCTTCCGGCCGGTTGACCCGGGACTGGGCGGAATCTACGCTGCGCTCGGAAACGGATCAGGTACAGAGATCCAAATATGATGCTACAGCCGATAAGGACCGTCTGATTGTTGAGCAAGTAGCTGCCATTGCAGCAGAGCGCGGAGTTCCACGCATCCATGTTGCACTGGCCTGGCTGCTGCAGAAACAGCCGGTAACTGCGCCGATTATCGGGGCGACGAAGCTGTCGCATATTACCGATGCGGTAGGGGCGCTATCTCTTCAGCTGACAGCTGAAGAAATTGCTCGGCTGGAAGAGCATTACGTCCCGCATGCCATCGTTGGAGCGCTTTAA
- a CDS encoding ABC transporter permease, giving the protein MYNKFYKYRWQYLMILPGVVLLFLFSYIPMAGIQVAFKDFQIGTSIWDSTWAGLDNFTFLEDPQFLTVVQNTLYISVLKFICGFPAPILLALLINEVTRPAFKRFVQSVSYLPHFFSWIVVAYILQSFLTLDGGLVNQFIGQAGGDPVFFLGSTEWFRPIIVFSGLWKETGWNTILYLAAITTIDPQLYESAKVEGAGKLAQIRHITLPGIMPTISIVLILSIPSLITVGMDQIYPLMNSANHSVADVLDTYILRNGLQQGYFGMATAVGLLSSLISLILVVSTNQLSRKLNGEGLW; this is encoded by the coding sequence TTGTACAACAAATTCTACAAATACCGCTGGCAATATCTGATGATCCTGCCCGGAGTAGTCCTGCTGTTTCTGTTCAGCTATATCCCCATGGCCGGTATTCAGGTCGCCTTCAAGGATTTTCAGATTGGTACCTCGATCTGGGACAGCACCTGGGCGGGCTTGGATAACTTCACGTTCCTGGAAGACCCGCAGTTCCTGACCGTGGTCCAGAATACGCTGTACATTTCGGTGCTGAAGTTCATCTGCGGCTTCCCGGCCCCGATTCTGCTGGCGCTCCTGATCAACGAAGTGACCCGGCCGGCATTCAAGCGTTTCGTCCAATCGGTCAGCTATCTGCCGCATTTCTTCTCCTGGATCGTTGTTGCTTATATTCTGCAATCCTTCCTTACGCTGGATGGCGGGCTGGTCAATCAGTTTATCGGGCAGGCGGGGGGAGATCCGGTATTCTTCCTGGGTTCGACGGAGTGGTTCCGTCCAATCATTGTCTTCAGCGGCTTATGGAAAGAAACCGGCTGGAACACCATTCTCTATCTGGCAGCCATTACAACCATTGATCCGCAGCTGTATGAATCGGCGAAGGTGGAAGGTGCAGGCAAGCTGGCACAGATCCGCCATATCACCCTTCCCGGAATTATGCCAACCATCTCCATTGTGCTGATTCTGAGTATTCCGAGCTTAATTACAGTGGGAATGGATCAGATTTATCCGCTCATGAACTCTGCCAATCATAGTGTTGCCGATGTGCTGGATACGTATATCCTCCGCAACGGCTTACAGCAGGGGTACTTCGGGATGGCGACGGCAGTAGGTTTATTGTCTTCGCTCATCAGCCTGATCCTGGTCGTCTCAACCAATCAGCTATCCAGAAAACTAAACGGGGAAGGACTGTGGTGA
- a CDS encoding carbohydrate ABC transporter permease, producing the protein MKASRGEKIAEYIIIVLLSLLCVSVLYPFLYMLAISLNDGADAAKGGVYLWPRSFTLINYEIVLGNETIRHSYLITVGRTVIGTVGGLLVTLLVAFGLSYRGLPLRGTILSYILLTMLFSGGLVPFYIQLNSLGLINTFWVYILPGLFSVWNMFVMLKFIQGIPEALVESAELDGAGPVRILWQIIVPLSKPMLAALGLFTAVGHWNDWFAGAFFVTKQNLIPVQTFLQQLLSAQDLSAVLGSNNNQEALARSSQLQNITLMSIKMSVVMVSALPILCVYPFLQKYFVKGVLLGSVKG; encoded by the coding sequence ATGAAAGCAAGCCGAGGTGAAAAAATAGCAGAATACATCATTATTGTACTGCTATCCCTGTTATGCGTATCGGTGCTGTATCCGTTCCTCTACATGCTGGCGATATCGCTGAATGACGGTGCAGATGCAGCCAAAGGCGGGGTCTATCTCTGGCCGCGCAGCTTCACACTGATTAATTACGAGATTGTGCTCGGCAACGAGACCATCAGGCATTCCTATCTCATTACAGTGGGCAGAACGGTAATTGGCACGGTTGGCGGGCTGCTGGTCACCCTGCTGGTGGCCTTTGGCCTCTCCTACCGGGGATTGCCGCTGCGCGGCACGATTCTCAGCTACATTCTGCTGACAATGCTGTTCAGCGGCGGACTCGTCCCCTTTTACATCCAGCTCAATAGTCTTGGCCTGATTAATACGTTCTGGGTATATATTCTGCCGGGATTGTTCTCCGTCTGGAATATGTTCGTCATGCTGAAGTTCATTCAGGGCATCCCGGAAGCGCTCGTTGAGTCGGCGGAGCTGGATGGGGCCGGACCGGTCCGTATTCTATGGCAAATCATCGTGCCGTTATCGAAGCCAATGCTCGCTGCGCTGGGGCTGTTCACCGCAGTGGGCCACTGGAATGACTGGTTCGCCGGGGCCTTCTTCGTCACGAAACAGAATTTGATTCCTGTGCAGACCTTCCTGCAGCAGCTGCTGTCGGCACAGGATCTGTCGGCCGTGCTCGGCTCCAACAACAATCAGGAGGCACTGGCCCGCAGCTCGCAGCTACAGAATATTACGCTGATGTCGATCAAAATGTCTGTCGTGATGGTCAGTGCACTTCCGATTCTCTGTGTGTATCCGTTCCTGCAGAAATATTTCGTCAAAGGTGTTCTCCTGGGGTCAGTGAAGGGCTGA
- a CDS encoding sensor histidine kinase, which yields MIKQSIEKAIIRMTRSMNLRGKIVLFYGLIVFLPTVLLAAGAGYLMLQTVRANYILTIREAVRQSAQSIEFRKQSYDLLATRTATDGELISRITRDYKDITEQLGTVNYVDRSFLFTSKYLPGIENFRIYHTNDTLVQDGGLLWKPEGRMLSGQREQDWYAERLSSPDNLVWTNAKDDRNKLVVSHKILDSNGEVHGLVYLLLDYKSVFAESFDHPFDGAGEMYIVDGSERIIASSEPSEIATSLSSSSLSEYWGSADGTTRTNNGTVLITQEIKSGWRVGALVHLDRLEEQSRRILYYIAAGIAFFLLLSIFLIMVVLKNIIWRIRKLGNRMTDISEGYFEVKVKNRDKDELGELEVLFNSMSGRLGKLVEEHTEALLKEREQSFRALQAQINPHFIYNSLSLIRWRALDLQDELQIRTIDALTTFYRLALGNQVNVTRLRDELEHVKAYIDIQQLRYPGQVSVEWEVEPEILNLYTIKLILQPIVENCYLHGVITAREHAFIQITAERRGDEVRIQVFDNGQGIGREKLEEIRAGTYRGSRNGFGMNNIRDRLALYFGTQGRLEIDSVEDEWTAVTIHIPVCIERPELKRKEG from the coding sequence ATGATCAAACAGAGCATAGAGAAAGCAATTATTCGTATGACCCGGTCCATGAACCTGAGAGGCAAAATTGTCCTGTTCTACGGCCTGATTGTATTCCTTCCGACGGTCCTGCTTGCAGCGGGAGCAGGCTACCTGATGCTGCAGACCGTCCGGGCCAATTATATTCTGACCATCAGGGAAGCGGTACGCCAGAGTGCGCAGAGCATTGAGTTCCGCAAGCAGAGCTATGACCTTCTAGCCACTAGGACAGCGACAGATGGTGAATTGATCTCAAGAATAACGCGGGATTATAAGGATATCACAGAACAGCTTGGCACCGTCAATTACGTGGACAGATCCTTCCTGTTTACCAGCAAATACCTTCCGGGTATCGAGAACTTCCGCATCTACCATACCAATGATACGCTGGTGCAGGATGGCGGCCTATTGTGGAAGCCAGAGGGGCGGATGCTGTCCGGACAGCGTGAGCAAGACTGGTATGCAGAGCGGCTATCTTCTCCGGATAATCTGGTATGGACCAATGCCAAGGATGACAGGAACAAGCTTGTCGTATCCCACAAAATCCTAGACAGCAACGGGGAGGTACACGGGCTGGTCTATCTGCTGCTGGATTATAAAAGCGTGTTCGCGGAATCCTTCGACCATCCCTTTGACGGCGCCGGGGAAATGTATATCGTCGACGGCAGTGAACGCATCATCGCCTCCTCAGAACCGTCCGAGATTGCTACTTCGTTATCCTCCTCCTCGTTAAGTGAATACTGGGGCAGCGCTGACGGAACAACCCGGACGAACAACGGAACGGTACTGATTACACAGGAGATCAAATCCGGCTGGCGGGTTGGCGCACTCGTGCATCTGGACCGCCTGGAGGAGCAGTCCAGACGGATTCTGTATTATATCGCAGCGGGAATTGCGTTCTTCCTGCTGCTGTCAATTTTCCTGATCATGGTTGTCCTGAAGAATATCATCTGGCGGATCCGCAAGCTGGGGAACCGGATGACAGATATATCCGAAGGATACTTCGAAGTAAAGGTGAAGAACCGTGACAAGGATGAGCTGGGGGAGCTGGAGGTACTGTTTAACTCCATGTCCGGGCGGCTCGGGAAGCTGGTTGAAGAGCATACGGAAGCGCTGCTTAAGGAGCGTGAGCAATCCTTCCGGGCGCTGCAGGCACAAATTAATCCGCATTTCATCTATAATTCCCTCAGCCTGATCCGCTGGCGGGCGCTGGATCTGCAGGACGAGCTGCAAATCCGCACGATAGATGCACTGACGACCTTTTACCGGCTGGCACTGGGCAATCAGGTCAATGTTACCCGGCTGCGCGATGAGCTGGAGCATGTGAAGGCGTATATAGATATCCAGCAGCTCCGCTACCCAGGCCAAGTGTCGGTGGAATGGGAGGTGGAACCAGAGATCCTTAATCTCTATACCATCAAGCTGATCCTCCAGCCGATTGTAGAGAACTGTTATCTGCATGGCGTCATTACGGCCAGGGAGCATGCCTTTATTCAGATTACGGCTGAACGCAGAGGGGATGAGGTGCGCATCCAGGTGTTTGATAACGGGCAGGGGATTGGCCGGGAGAAGCTCGAAGAGATACGCGCCGGTACCTACAGGGGCAGCAGGAACGGGTTCGGCATGAACAATATCAGGGACCGTCTGGCGCTATATTTCGGCACCCAAGGCCGCCTTGAAATCGACAGCGTAGAAGACGAATGGACGGCGGTAACCATCCACATTCCGGTCTGCATAGAACGTCCCGAGCTGAAGAGGAAGGAGGGGTAA
- a CDS encoding response regulator: MRALIVDDEPMQIQGLLKHVRWEALGYRPPLTARSGMEALAVLQENKVDVLITDVAMPGMTGIELLARIQADYPQQSMQTVIISGFDEFEFVQEAIQLGAKAYVLKPVKTQELEQKLEALRAAAEKKQRLEQETALLREKVTESREVLLERFIKDLTGGWIHSDELLDSWRRLLDLPAGEWQATLFLFDCDSLYLHHSHDAKEQILLGEALQNAVKLGLDGFSGAYIGKAGAGETAVLVLEAVPQVRARLEKQLRFIQEVLQEQYDASVTVGVSREACGWTEIPLLYKEVRHMIADARLAGYGQIVYCDRHLMNEYQDFRLREEYIPEIVRLLELGENSKASAYASHAFEMMLAGEPISFSYVQAFGMGLLSELARKLKRNQDTDTETNILMWQRLIDCTGVEEVRKTVLEYLVYYTQHKQKEQTAQQHHLIRQVRQHLADHLQENLTVKQLAELYHLNSSYLSVLFKKETGQTISEYVQETRMNKAKELLRDPGIKVYEVAEQVGFQTAAYFTFLFKKTTGTTPQEYRDYHY; the protein is encoded by the coding sequence ATGCGTGCATTGATTGTTGACGATGAGCCTATGCAGATTCAAGGTCTGCTCAAGCATGTCCGCTGGGAGGCGCTTGGCTACAGGCCGCCGCTGACCGCCCGTTCCGGGATGGAAGCGCTCGCGGTATTGCAGGAGAACAAGGTGGATGTGCTCATTACCGATGTGGCGATGCCCGGGATGACCGGAATCGAGCTGCTCGCCAGAATCCAGGCTGATTATCCGCAGCAGTCCATGCAGACGGTAATCATCAGCGGCTTCGATGAATTTGAATTTGTGCAGGAGGCGATTCAGCTTGGGGCTAAGGCCTATGTGCTGAAGCCGGTCAAGACGCAGGAGCTGGAACAGAAGCTGGAGGCTCTCCGGGCAGCAGCTGAGAAGAAACAACGGCTGGAGCAGGAAACAGCCCTGCTCAGAGAGAAGGTTACAGAGAGCCGGGAAGTGCTGTTGGAGCGCTTCATTAAAGATCTGACCGGAGGCTGGATTCACAGTGATGAGCTGCTGGATTCATGGCGGCGTCTGCTGGATCTTCCGGCAGGCGAGTGGCAGGCGACATTGTTCCTGTTCGACTGTGACAGTCTGTACCTGCATCATAGCCATGATGCCAAGGAGCAGATTCTGCTGGGTGAAGCATTGCAGAATGCGGTGAAGCTTGGGCTGGACGGGTTCTCCGGCGCTTATATCGGGAAAGCGGGAGCAGGCGAGACTGCGGTGCTGGTGCTGGAAGCGGTTCCGCAGGTGCGGGCCAGGCTGGAGAAGCAGTTAAGGTTCATTCAGGAAGTGCTTCAGGAGCAATATGATGCTTCCGTTACGGTCGGGGTCAGCAGAGAGGCCTGCGGCTGGACGGAAATTCCGCTCCTGTATAAAGAGGTGCGGCATATGATTGCTGATGCACGGCTGGCCGGATACGGGCAGATTGTCTATTGTGACCGGCATCTGATGAACGAATACCAAGACTTCCGGCTGCGTGAGGAGTATATTCCGGAGATCGTCAGGCTGCTGGAGCTTGGGGAGAATAGCAAGGCGTCGGCTTATGCAAGCCATGCTTTTGAGATGATGCTGGCCGGAGAGCCTATCTCCTTCTCTTACGTGCAGGCGTTCGGCATGGGACTGCTCAGCGAGCTGGCACGCAAGCTTAAGCGGAATCAGGATACGGATACCGAAACGAACATTCTGATGTGGCAGCGCTTAATTGACTGCACTGGAGTGGAGGAAGTGCGGAAGACCGTTCTGGAATATCTCGTCTATTATACACAGCATAAGCAGAAGGAGCAGACTGCACAGCAGCATCATCTGATCCGGCAGGTCCGGCAGCATCTGGCCGATCATCTGCAGGAGAATCTGACGGTGAAGCAGCTGGCTGAGCTGTATCATCTGAATTCAAGTTATTTAAGTGTGCTGTTCAAAAAAGAAACCGGCCAGACGATCTCCGAATATGTCCAGGAAACGCGGATGAATAAGGCCAAGGAGCTGCTCCGCGATCCTGGCATTAAGGTCTACGAAGTGGCGGAGCAGGTAGGTTTTCAGACGGCGGCCTATTTCACCTTCCTCTTCAAGAAGACCACCGGTACCACCCCGCAAGAGTATAGAGATTACCATTATTAG
- a CDS encoding glycoside hydrolase family 2 TIM barrel-domain containing protein, whose amino-acid sequence MLSKISLEGEWKLQLEEKGKGLVLPFTDAIMLPGTTSHARKGPKNNEILAGALTDEYLFEGPVWYSREVVIPEELAGKCCCLYLERTRLTTLWVDGDEIGSRDSLNTAHVYELPELQPGSHTLTIRVNNTGYPTKGGHMTSPDTQTNWNGITGRMELQFYGEARISSIRLKSDLSARSVRISATLESMQGATLAVSANSFNSETTHSVEEEEYVIAPGPFTIDYVLGPEALLWSEFAPNLYTVSLVLKGSDGIPVDRQEVIFGLKSFRAEGDKFTINGEQTFLRGKHDGLIFPLTGYAPTDVEEWVRILGISKSYGINHYRFHTCCPPEAAFTAADLLGIYMQPELPFWGTITVETDEGHNQAEQDYLISEGYAILREFGNHPSFVMMSLGNELWGSKERIDSFLKDYKAFDDRPLYTQGSNNHQWVPEVLEHDDFFSGVRFTRDRLFRGSYAMCDAPLGHVQTSLPSTMKDYDDQIVPPDFLNGEGEAAATGGEIQIQYGTEAKTVQAGGESGEWIPRVPVVSHEIGQYATFPNFAEFEKYTGPLKAENFILFRERLESKGLGHLADAYFRSSGQLAVACYKEELEAAFRSRRLAGFQLLDLQDFSGQGTALVGVLDAFMDSKGLISPEEWRTFCNDAVLLARFPKYNYGAGETFEAHVELSCFRSGMPETIELHWELAVEGGARTTGSAGAFIPAGTHYIDICDLAVELPAVDRMSRAELALRVQGTDIRKSYDLWIYPEQSDNPLEVEGIHVFTELSEEGVSLLEQGGNVLLMPEPESVQNGIEGYYCTDFWCYPMFRSISESMNRPVPIGTMGLLIDNRHPVLRDFPSEVHSTYPWWTIVEHSKSLIMDEADRSWNPIVQTIDNFERNHKLSFLTECRVGNGNLLLCALDAAKVSGTPEGRQFLTSIANYMNSADFQPQYQATVEELQTLIR is encoded by the coding sequence GTGCTGTCAAAGATCAGCCTTGAAGGCGAATGGAAGCTGCAGCTGGAAGAGAAGGGTAAGGGACTGGTATTACCTTTTACCGATGCAATCATGCTGCCGGGAACTACGTCCCATGCCCGTAAAGGGCCGAAGAACAACGAAATTCTCGCAGGTGCACTAACGGATGAATATCTGTTCGAAGGACCGGTCTGGTACTCCAGAGAGGTTGTGATTCCAGAAGAGCTGGCGGGTAAGTGCTGCTGCTTATATCTGGAACGCACCCGGTTAACCACCCTCTGGGTGGACGGCGATGAGATCGGCAGCCGTGACAGCTTGAACACTGCGCATGTATATGAGCTGCCGGAGCTGCAGCCCGGGAGTCATACGCTTACGATCCGGGTGAACAACACCGGCTATCCGACCAAAGGCGGGCATATGACCTCGCCGGACACCCAGACCAACTGGAACGGGATTACCGGCCGGATGGAGCTGCAGTTCTATGGGGAAGCCCGGATTAGCAGCATCCGGCTGAAGTCTGATCTGTCTGCACGTTCGGTGCGGATCTCGGCAACGCTGGAGAGCATGCAAGGTGCCACACTCGCGGTATCTGCCAATAGCTTCAATAGTGAGACAACACATTCCGTAGAGGAAGAGGAATATGTCATCGCACCGGGTCCGTTCACTATAGATTATGTTCTTGGTCCCGAGGCGCTGCTGTGGAGTGAATTCGCTCCCAATCTGTATACCGTCAGCCTTGTGCTCAAGGGCAGCGATGGAATTCCCGTTGACCGGCAGGAGGTGATCTTTGGGCTCAAGTCATTCCGGGCCGAAGGCGATAAGTTCACCATTAACGGCGAGCAGACCTTCCTGCGCGGCAAGCATGACGGCCTGATCTTCCCACTCACTGGTTATGCTCCGACCGATGTGGAGGAATGGGTACGAATTCTGGGGATCTCCAAGTCTTATGGGATCAATCATTACCGCTTCCACACCTGCTGCCCGCCGGAAGCTGCGTTCACCGCTGCGGATCTGCTCGGAATCTATATGCAGCCGGAGCTGCCGTTCTGGGGCACGATTACAGTAGAGACAGATGAAGGGCATAATCAGGCGGAGCAGGACTATCTGATCAGCGAAGGATATGCCATCCTGCGGGAGTTCGGCAATCATCCTTCCTTCGTCATGATGTCGCTAGGCAATGAGTTATGGGGCAGCAAGGAGCGGATTGACTCATTCCTGAAGGACTACAAGGCATTCGATGACCGGCCGTTATACACCCAAGGCTCCAATAACCATCAATGGGTGCCGGAGGTGCTGGAGCATGACGATTTCTTCAGCGGTGTGCGCTTCACGCGCGACCGGCTGTTCAGAGGCTCCTATGCGATGTGCGATGCTCCGCTCGGCCATGTCCAGACCTCGCTGCCAAGTACAATGAAGGATTATGACGACCAGATTGTTCCGCCGGATTTCCTGAATGGAGAGGGTGAGGCTGCGGCAACAGGCGGTGAAATTCAGATCCAGTACGGTACCGAAGCCAAGACCGTGCAGGCTGGCGGTGAATCCGGTGAATGGATTCCCCGGGTACCCGTGGTTTCGCATGAGATTGGACAATATGCTACGTTTCCTAATTTCGCGGAGTTTGAGAAATATACAGGCCCGCTCAAAGCGGAGAATTTCATCCTCTTCCGAGAACGGCTGGAGAGTAAGGGGCTTGGCCATCTGGCCGATGCCTATTTCAGAAGCTCGGGACAGCTCGCTGTCGCTTGTTACAAGGAAGAACTAGAGGCTGCCTTCCGTTCCCGCCGGCTTGCGGGGTTCCAGCTTCTGGATCTCCAGGACTTTAGCGGCCAGGGTACAGCACTCGTAGGTGTTCTGGATGCCTTCATGGATTCCAAGGGGCTAATTAGCCCGGAAGAGTGGCGGACCTTCTGTAATGATGCCGTGCTGCTGGCAAGATTCCCCAAGTATAACTACGGCGCTGGAGAGACCTTCGAGGCCCATGTGGAGCTGAGCTGCTTCCGCAGCGGCATGCCGGAAACCATCGAGCTGCACTGGGAGCTTGCGGTAGAAGGGGGAGCTCGGACAACGGGCTCAGCCGGAGCCTTTATTCCTGCCGGAACCCATTACATTGACATATGCGATCTGGCGGTTGAGCTTCCGGCGGTTGACCGGATGAGCCGTGCGGAGCTTGCGCTCCGGGTCCAAGGAACGGATATCCGTAAGAGCTACGACTTGTGGATATATCCTGAGCAGAGTGATAACCCGCTTGAAGTTGAAGGCATCCATGTGTTCACAGAGCTGTCTGAGGAGGGAGTCTCCCTGCTGGAGCAAGGCGGTAACGTGCTGCTGATGCCGGAGCCGGAATCGGTTCAGAACGGAATCGAAGGCTACTATTGTACGGATTTCTGGTGCTACCCGATGTTCCGCTCGATCTCGGAGAGCATGAACCGGCCGGTTCCAATTGGTACGATGGGCCTGTTGATCGATAACCGGCATCCGGTACTGCGCGATTTCCCGAGTGAAGTCCATTCCACCTATCCGTGGTGGACCATCGTTGAGCATTCCAAATCGCTTATCATGGACGAGGCGGACCGCAGCTGGAATCCCATCGTGCAGACGATCGATAATTTCGAGCGTAATCATAAGCTAAGTTTCCTCACGGAGTGCCGGGTGGGCAACGGTAACTTGCTGCTGTGTGCACTGGATGCCGCTAAGGTGAGCGGAACCCCTGAAGGCAGACAATTCCTGACCAGCATAGCGAATTATATGAATTCTGCTGATTTCCAGCCACAGTACCAGGCAACGGTTGAAGAGCTTCAGACTTTGATTCGTTAA